ACCTGGACAAGCTGGACCGGTTCGGCGTGAACGTGGCCAACAACCTGCGCGCCGGGCTGGCGACGTCCGTCGAAGAGCTGGGCGCGGCGGAGCAGGCGCGCAAGCGGATGCGCGCGCGGTTCGCGGAGCTGTTCACCCGCTTCGACCTGCTGCTGACGCCCACGATGGCGGTGCCGCCCTTCCCCGTGGTCGAGAACTATCCGCGCACGGTGGGCGGACGGGAGATGGAGACGTACGTGGACTGGCTGGCGCCGACGTTCGTGCTGAGCCTGACCGGCCTTCCCGTGGGCTCGGTTCCCGCGGGGGCGGATGGGGATGGGATGCCGTGCGGGCTGCAGGTCGTCGGCGCGCCCTTCGGCGAGGAGCGGGTGCTGGCGCTGCAGGCGGTGATGCAGCAGCTGCGGCCGATGCATCTCCCGATCGAGCCCTGACGGCAGCGCTCCGGCGGATGCCTGGGGCTGGAGCTCAGCCTCAGGTTCAGGAAGGCGAATGAATTCGCGGCAACAACCGCACAAAGTCCCTGCGGGACTGCTGTCCGGCATCCTGCCGCGGAACCGGCATCTTCGCGGGAGCGGGTCCGTCCACCATCCTCTCAACTGCAACCATTGGAGCTGCCTTCGATGCGGATCGCCATCGCCCTTCTGCTCCTTTCCGCCGCCGCCTGCACGCCGCCGCCCGCCGCGAGCCCCGCCATGCCCGCCGCCGCCGCGATCAGCGCGCTGCCGGGGAGCTGGCGCGTGACGCAGGTGAACGGGCAGCCGCTCCCCGTCACCTCGCCCGCCGAGCGCAGCGTGACGATCGAGCGCGCGTCGCTGCTGCTGGCCGAGGGCGGCGCCTACACGCTCACGATCGCCGCGCACACCTCGTCCGAGCCCGCGGTGGACCATGCGCAGCGCGGACGGTGGACGGCGGACGCGACGACGCTCACCACCACGCCGGACGCGGGCGAGGCGACGCGCTTCACCTACACGCTCACCGGCGCCGCGCTCTCGCTCCGCGACGAGCACGGCGTGGTCTACACGCTGGTGCGGAGCTGAGGCGCGGGAATCGTCCGTTTGCGGCATGGGGTGTGCTCCCGGCGGGGTCCGGCGGCACACCCTTTTTCGTTGCGAGAGATGCGGAAGCTGGCAGTCGGAACGGTCGCGGCGCTCGCGCTGATGCTGGGGCTCGCATCGCGGCCGGCGGCGGCGCAGGAGTTCCACGAGAACGTGCGGCACCCGTGCCAGGACTTCTGGTTCCTGACGCGGCCGGAGATCTACGCCTGCCTGCAGCGCGACTACGCCGCCGCCGACGCCGAGCTGAACCGCGTGTACCAGGAGAAGATGGCCTCGCTCGACGCCGACCGGCGCCAGCGCCTGCTGGAGTCGCAGCGCGCGTGGCTGCGGCGCTACGACGAGGTGCTCACCTCGTACTATTCGCGCCCGTGGGCCGCCCACTCGATGGTGAAGGTGATCCCCAGCCAGATCCGCGCGGTGAGGGACAGGACGGCGTTCGTGCGGAGGTTCAGGGGATAGGGAAAGTGCTGAGTGCTGAGTGCTGAGTGCTGAGTGCTGAGTGCCAAGTGCCAAGTGCCAAGTGCCAAGTGCCAAGTGCCAGGCGAGCCCCATCGAAGAGGACGTCATCCTGAGGCCGGCCACACCGCAACCAGTGTCCGCACAAGACTTTGCAGGCCGAAGGATCCATAACCGACGCAGCACGTCAGCCTGTTGTCTGCACCGATACCACCCCACCGTACGATCATCGACACTGAATGCGTAGTGACGCCCGCGCCGCGTCCAACGCACTCAGCACACTCAGCACTCAGCACTCAGCACTCAGCACTCAGCACTCAGCACTCAGCACTCAGCACTTCCCTTCATCCCCCTCGCAGCGCCCGAAGCTTCCCCCGCGCGATCTCCGCGCGGCGCGGATCGGTGTTCAGCTGCAGGAAGCGCTCGTAGGCGGCGATGGCGGCGGCGGTGTTGCCGCGAACGCGCTCCACCTCGCCGATGTTGGCGTACGCGATGTCGCGGCGCGGGTCCAGCCGCACCGTCTCGGCCAGCTCGCGCGCCGCCTCGTCCACCCGCCCCGCCTGGAACAGCGCCCATCCCAGATTGTTGCGGTAGTACGCATTCCCCGGCGCGCTCGCCACCGCCTGCCGGAAGCGCGCGACCGCGCCGGCCATGTCCCCCCGCTCGAACAGCGCCTCGCCCTCGCGGTTGATGGCGACCGCCGAGGCCGGCTCACGCGCGGCGGTCCGGGCCGGCGGCGCGCTCGGCGGCGGAAGCGGCACCGCCGGACGCGCGGCACCGGCCGGCGCGGGCGCGGGCCGCGGCTGGACCGGCCGCGGCGCGACGGGCACCGCCGGTCCCGACGGGTTCACCGCCGCCGGAGAGCCGGCAGTTGGCGATGGAGACGGAGATGAAGATGGGGATCCGGATTGCGATGCAGGTCCCGCCGCGGCTCCCGCCCCCGCGCCCGTCCCCGCCTTCTCCGGTGCCGCCGCCGGATCGGTCGCCGATGACGTCGCGGCGGGCGGTGATGTCCGCTCCGCGACTCGATCCCCATCCCCTCGCCCGCCCCGCCCTAGCACGGCCCACGCGATCAGCCCCAGCACAAGCAGCAGGGGGATGGCGATCAGCGCCGGGCTCACGCGCCGCGAGCCTCCCGTGCGCACGGCGATGCCGCCTGCCGGGTGCGCCGGCCGGTCGCGCCGCACTTCCTCCGCGCGCGGCGACGGCTGGCGCGCGGGGATGGCGACGACCGGGGGCGACGACTCTCGTGCGGGGATGTCGGCCGGCGGCGCGGCGACGGGCTCCACACGCGCGACCGGCGGCGGCTCGGGTGACGGCGCCGCTTCCGCGCGGACCGGCTCGGGCTCCACCACCGGCGGCGGCTCGGGCGCGGCGACGACGATCGGCGCCGCCGCGGCTTCCGTGCGCGGCGCCGCGTCGGGCGCGGGGACGGGCGCGGACTGCGCGTCCATCAGCGCGCGGGCGAAGGCGCCGGCGTCGGGATAGCGGTCCGCCGGGTCCTCCGCCATCGCCCGGTGGATCACCGCGGCCACCGCGGGCGGCACCTGCGGGTTGCGCGCGCGCAGCGGCTCGGCGGCGGCGCCATCTTCCTGCCCGCCCATGCGGTCGCGCGCGAACGGCTTCTCGCGCGCCAGCAGCTGGTAGCCGATGACGCCCAGGCTGAACACGTCGGCCGCGGGCGTCACCTTCCGGTCGCCGCGCAGCTGCTCGGGCGACGCGTACGCGGGGGAAAGGAAGGCGCGGCCGGAGTGGGTGAGCTGGGTGGCGTCGGGCTCGGTGAAGCGGGCGATGCCGAAGTCCAGCACGTACACGCGGAAGCCGCCGCGCGGCTCGTTGCGGGCCAGGAAGATGTTCCCCGGCTTGATGTCGCGGTGCACCAGCCCCGCGCGGTGCCCCGCGTCGACCCCCGCCGCCGCGTCCAGCAGGATGCGCAGCGCCTGCGCCACGGGAATCGGCTCCGGGCGGCGCAGGCGCTCTGACAGCACCTCGCCCTGCAGCAGCTCCATCACCAGGAAGTCCAGCCCCAGCGTGGGATCGGTGCCGAAGTCGAACACCGTAACCACGTTGGGGTGGTGCAGGCTGGCGATGGCGCGCGCCTCGCGCTGGAAGCGGCGCTGGATCTCGTCGCGCACCTCGCCGCCGCCGGAGTGGGTGATGACCTTCACGGCCACGGTGCGGCCCAGCCGCTGGTCGGTGGCGCGGTACACGGCCGCGAACCCGCCGCGCCCGATCACCTCCTCCACGTGGTAGCGGTCGAGCAGCGTGTGGCCGGTCAGCAGCCCTTCGAAGCCGGGATGGCGCATCCGCCCTGTTCGCGGGTTTCCGGTGGAGGTCGAGGTCCGTTCGCGCGGCGCCGGATCAGCAAGATGCGAACCCGCAGCGGGTTGGACGCGCGGGAGACTGTAAGGACGGGCGCCGCGCGTTTAGATTAGGGATGTCTCCCACGACGGATCTTCAACCGCCGCAGCAAGATGAGCTATCGCCGCTTCACCGATTCCGCCGGCCAGCAATGGCGCGTGTGGGAAGTCGTTCCCCACCCCGCGGACCGCCGCAACGGCATCCGCCGCATCAAGGTGATGAAGATCCAGGGCGAGCGGCGCTTCCTGCCCACGCGCCGCGTGGACATGCACCGCTCGCGCCTCTACTTCCCGCCCAGCGAGACGCCCTGGCTGGCCTTCGAGTCCGGCGACGAGCGCCGCCGCCTGCGCCCGGTGCCCGAGCGCTGGTGGCTGGAGAACGACAGCGGCCTGGCCGCGCTCTGCGAGATGGCCGAACCGCAGCGCGCCCGCATCACGGAGCCGGCGTAAGCGGCTGGAGACCAGCGGCTTAAGGAAGGTTATGGTGAGGTTCCGCCCGGAAGGACGGTTCGGCCGGAATGGTGGGTAGGGGGCGTAGGATTACCGGCTCTGCCCCAGGACCGGGTTGATTCGAAGACGAGGGACTCGCTGGAAGTGCCGCAAATTCCCGGTGACCAGTTCCAGATTGTGGTGGATCGCCGTCGCGGCGATCTGCAGGTCGGCATCCTCCAGCCGCGCACCGCTCTGCTCTAGCGCTGCCTGTATCTCACCGAAGACGCGGGCGGTCGCGACATCGTACGGGAGAACGGTGATGCTGGGCAGGATTCGTTGCTCGATGTTGGCGAGGTGGCGGTCGCGCGCCGGAGAGCAAAACGCGCCTTTGAACAGCTCTCCCACGCTGACCGCGCTCAAGAACTGCTCTTCGCGCGGAACGGCGCCGAGCCACGTGAGGTACGCTGGTGCCGGACGCGGCCTGAGCACCTCGGAAACGGCATCGGTATCGAAGAGATACGCCACCGCTCAGTCCAGATTCGGTGTGGCGCGGCGCCCGCCTCGCGGAGAAGCCTCGATGGCGCCCACCAATTCGTCCGAGCCCTCCCAGCCGCCCGCAAGGCTTGCCAGTCCACCCTGAGGGCCCGCCGCTCGCAGTCGCTTCAGATGCTCCAGATCCTCGGGACTGACCAGGGCCGCGACGCTCTTTCCGTGGCGGGTGATGACGATCTGCTCGCCCTTCTCGACGTCGCGGATCCGCTCTGAAAGCGTGGCCTTCGCCTCCGCGACCGACATCGCTATGGTCATAAGTGCTCCTTTCTAGTCCGTATGACTATATTGAGATACTGCCCTCCCAACAACCCACCGGTGCGGCTGCCAGTGCTCGCCGCCGTCTGAGCTGCCCGCAGAGGCCGTCCTTGCCGATCTCCTGCAACCATGGTACACTCCGTTCATCCTGCTGTCTACTTCCTGTCCATCTACAATTCAACCTTCTCATGGCCGAACGCACGCAGTCCCGGGGCGAATGCAGCTACTGCGGCGCGGTGATCGCGCGCGGCGGGGCGCGGCGGCACCTGGACGGGTGCGCGAAGCGGCTCGCGGGGATCGAGCACGCCGAAGCAAGCGGGCGCCCACGCGAGACGCTGCTGCACCTGCGCGTGGCGGACCAGTATTCGAGCAGCTTCTGGCTGGACCTGGAGATGCGGGGCACGGCGTCGCTGCAGACGCTGGACACCTACCTGCGGGCGATCTGGCTGGAGTGCTGCGGCCACCTGAGCCGCTTCTCGACGGGCCAGTGGGGCGACACCGACATCTCCATGCGGCGCAAGGCGGCGGACGTCTTCACGCCCGGAGTCACGTTGACGCACGAGTACGACTTCGGCACCACGTCGTACACGCTGGTGAAGCGGGTGGCCACGCGGGTGGGGGTTCCGCTCACCGCTCGGCCGATGACGCTGATGATGCGGAACCGGGTGCCGGAGGCCGCCTGCGCGAAATGCGGCGAGCCGGCGACGCACCTCTGCATGGGCTGCCTGCATGAGACGGAAGGCCCCGCCACCCTCTGCGCGGCACACGCGAAGAAGCACCGCCACGACGACTGGGACCGCCCCGCCCCGCTGGTGAACTCGCCGCGGCTGGGGGTGTGCGGCTACGACGGTCCCGCGGACGAGCCGTACCCGTGAGCCGCCGTCACGCGAACAACTTCGCCACGTCGGGCTTGGTCACCTTCCCCATCGCGTTGCGCGGAAGCGCGTCTACGGCCACGAGGGCGCGGGGAAGCTTGTAGGGCGCCAGGCGCTCGCGGGCCCACGGCTGCAGCTGGTCCAGCGTCAGCGCGCTTCCGCCGCGCAGCTCCACCGCGGCGCAGACGCGCTCGCCCCACTCCTCGTCCGCCACGCCTACGACCGCGCACTCCGCCACCGCCGGGTGCGTCCGCAGCACCTCCTCGATCTCCAGCGCCGAGACCTTGAAGCCGCCGGTCTTGATGATGTCCACGCTGCGGCGGCCCAGGATGCGGTGGTAGCCGCCCTCCACCACCGCCACGTCGCCGGTGCGGAACCAGCGGCCGTCGCGGAACGCCTCGGCGGTGGCCTGGGGGCGGCGCCAGTACTCCAGGAACACGCCGGGGCCGCGCACCTCGATCTCGCCCGGCGTCCCGGCCTCCACCCCGCCCCCCTCCTCGTCCACCAGCCGCACCTCCACGCCGGGGAGCGGCATCCCCACCGAGCCGGGGCGGCGCTCGCCGTGCAGCGGATTGCTGAGCGCCATCCCGATCTCCGTCATCCCGTAGCGCTCCAGCAGCGTGTGGCCGCTGATCGCGCGCCACCGCTCCAGCGTGCTCACCGGCAGCGCCGCCGAGCCGCTCACCATCAGCCGCATCTCCCGGCACCCCGACGACATCCGCTCGCGGCGCTCCTCCGGCGCCGCCTCCCACGCCGCGATCAGGCGTCCGTAGACCGTCGGCACCGCCATGAAGACCGTCAGCTCGCGCGACTCGATGCGCGCCCAGACGGCGTCCGCGTCGAACTTCGCGTGCACCTCGCACGTCGCCCCGTTCCAGAGCGCGCAGGAGAGCACGTTCACGATGCCGTGCACGTGGTGCAGCGGGAGGACGAGCAGCGTGCGGTCTTCCGCGCGCCAGCCCCACGCCCCGGTCAGCATCTCCAGCTGCGCGCGGAGGTTGGCGTGCGTCCACACGACTCCCTTTGGACGGCCGGTGGTGCCGCTCGTGTACAGCATCATCGCCCTCCTCCCCTCGTCGACCGCGGGGAGGGGGGATGGGGATGCGGCGAGCGCACCGTCCGTCGTCACGAAGCGCGCGCCGTGCGCCTGGGCCAGCGGCCGCAGCGTCTCCGCGACGTGCGGGTGGGCGATGACGATGGACGCATCCGCATCCCCGATCGCGTACTCCAGCTCCGCGGGAGGATGCGAAACGGCGAGCGGCACCGCGATCCCCCCCGCCCGCCAGACGCCCCACTGCACCGCCGCGTACTCGAACGACGGCGGCACGAGGAAGCACACCCGCGCCTCGCCCAGGTCGCCCCCGCCCGCCAGCAGCGCCGACGCCACGCGCGCGGACGCGTCCAGCAGCTCGGCGTACGTGTGCGCGCCGCCCGCGTCCACCACGGCGGTGCGGTCGCCATGCGCTCGCGCGCGAGAGACGAGGGGAAGCTCGATGTCAGGCATGGGCGGCGGAAACGGCGGGGAGACGGGAGATGGATGGACGCGGAGAAGCTAGCAGTGTCCACACGCCCGCGCACCTGCGGAAACGCGGGTACGCGGGATCAGTGAGCCACCGCCAATCCGCCGAGTCCGAGTGCCGCCGACCCCCACACATTTGCTCCAGCCGGCGTCCCAAACGCACGAGAGGCCGGACGCCGTGCAGGCATCCGGCCTCTCGTCATCTCCCACCCGCTTTACAGGAACAGCTCTCGTACGGGCATCCTCCAGCCGGGCACGACGTCGCCGCCATCAACCTCGTCGTTCTCCGTCAGGAGCGTGACCTCGCTGAAGGACCGGTAGACCGTCGCCGTGCGCCGGCGCGGGTTCACGACCACCACCATGCGGCACCCGGCGGCCAGCCACTCCCAGACTTTCTCCTCGAGCGCATCCGCGGAATCGCTGGGCGAGAGGATCTCCAGCGCAAGATCGGGAGGACCGCTGCGATACCCCCGATTGGGCCTCCCCCGGCTCAGCCGTTCGGCCCGGATGAATGCCGCGTCGGGTGCCAGCACCGTGTCCGGGTCAGAGGCGAGCCGGCACCCGAGCTCGCCATAGGTCTTTCCCAGGCGATGCTCGCGGACGTAGTTCCCCAGCTGGCGAAGGAACTCTCCCTGGATCTCCGAATGCTCCTCCCCGGCAGGCGGCATCTCGCGGATCTCTCCTCGGATCAGCTCGCGGCGCACGCCATCGCCGGGCATGCGCAGCAGCTCGTCGGCGGTGACGAGACCGGCTTCTGTGACGGCTTGCGCCATCGGACCCTCCTCACCTCGAAAGAACACGAACGGTCTGGAGATCCCCGGCCCGGTCAGGTCTGCGGAAACACGTCGCGGAGCGGAAGCGTCCAGCCGGGCACCACGTCGCCACCCTCGAGCGAGTCGTTCTCCGTCAGCAGGACGATGTCGCTGCGGGACCGGTAGACGGTCGCCGCCCTCCGCCGGGGATCGACCACCATGACCATCCGGCAACCGGCATCCAGATACTCGGCAACCTTCTCGTCCACCTCGCTGAACAGATCGCTCGGTGAGACGACTTCAATTGCCAAATCGGGAGCTCCAGGCCAGAACTCCTCGATATCACCAACCGGATCGGCTCGCTCACGGCTCACGAATCCAACGTCCGGAGCGCGCACCGTATCGGGATTTGAGGCGAGCAGGAAGCCGGTGTCAGCGTTGTACACCTCGCCCAGCCCCTGCTCGCGGACATACGCCTCAAGACGGGATAGAATCCTCGCCCCGATGCGCCCGTGACGGCTACCGGCCGGGCTCATCTCCCGCACCTCGCCGCGGACCAGCTCGCGCCGCACGCCGTCGTCGGGCATGCGCAGGAGCTCGTCGGCGGTGACGAGGTGGAGACCGGCTGCGGCGACGGCTTGCGACATGGCTGCATACCTCAGAAGAACACGGGCTCCTGGTAGGCGCCGAAGACCTCTTCCATGGCCGCGCGGATCTCGTACAGCGTGGCGTAGGCGCGCACGGCGTCCAGCAGCGGCTCCACCACGTTCTCGCCGGCGCGGCAGGCGTCCTTCAGCCGCGCGAGCGTCGCATCCACCTGGCCCTGGTCGCGCCGGGCGCGCATGGCGGCCATCCGCTCGCGCTGCCGGTCCTCGCTCTCCTGCGTGACCTTCAGCAGCGGGATCGACAGCTCCTCGCCCTCCACGGTGAACTCGTTCACGCCCACGATGGTCCGCTCGCCGCCCTCGATCTCCAGCTGCTGCCGCATGGCGCTGCGGGCGATCTCGCGCTGGAAGTAGCCCATCTCGATCCCCGGCACCACGCCGCCCAGCCTGTCCACGTCGGCGAAGATGCGCTCGGCCTCGGCCTCCATGCGGTCGGTGAGCGCCTCGACGTAGTAGCTGCCGGCCAGCGGGTCGATGGTGTTGGGCACGCCGGTCTCGTACGCCAGCACCTGCTGCGTGCGCAGCGCGATCTGCACCGCCTTCTCGGTGGGCAGCGCCAGCGTCTCGTCCATCGAGTTGGTGTGGAGCGACTGCGTGCCCCCCAGCACCGCCGCGAGCGCCTGGTAGGCCACGCGCACGATGTTGTTCTCCGGCTGCTGCGCGGTGAGCGTGACCCCCGCGGTCTGCGCGTGCGTGCGCAGGCGCCAGCTCTCGGGGTTGGTGGAGCCGTAGCGGTCGCGCAGGTGGCGCGCCCAGATGCGGCGGGCGGCGCGGAACTTGGCGATCTCCTCGAAGAAGTCGTTGTGCACGTCCCAGAAGAACGACAGCCGCGGCGCGAAGTCGTCCACGTCCAGCCCGCGCTCGATCCCCCGCTCCACGTACTCGAAGCCGTTGCGCAGCGTGTACGCCAGCTCCTGCACCGCCGTGGCCCCCGCCTCGCGGATGTGGTAGCCGGAGATGGAGATGGGGTTGTACTTGGGCGCGTTGCGGCTGCACCACTGGAACATGTCGATGATCAGCCGCAGCGCTGGCTCGGGCGGATACACCCACGCGTGCTGCGCTTGGTACTCCTTCAGGATGTCGTTCTGCACCGTGCCGCGCAGCCGGTCGGGCGTGACGCCCTGCTTCTCGGCGGCCACCACGTAGAAGGCGAAGAGGATGATGGCCGGACCGTTGATGGTCATCGACACGCTGACCTGGTCCAGCGGGATGCCGCTGAACAGCGTTTCCATGTCGTCGAGCGACGAGATGGCCACGCCGCACTTCCCCACCTCGCCCAGCGAGCGGGGATGGTCGCTGTCGTACCCCATCAGCGTGGGGAAGTCGAACGCCACCGAAAGCCCGGTCTGCCCGCGCTCCAGCAGGAAGTGGTAGCGCGCGTTCGTCTCCTCGCTCGTCCCGAAGCCGGCGAACTGGCGCATGGTCCACAGCCGCGTGCGGTACATGGTGCCGTACGGCCCGCGGGTGAACGGGAACTCGCCGGGGAAGCCGATGGCCGCGTTGTAGTACGCGGCCTCTTCGGGCGCGGGCTGCGGCCGGTCGAGCGGCGTGTACAGCGGCTCCACGGCCACGCCGGAGATGGAGGTGAAGTTGGCGTCGCGCGCCGGGGTGCGCTCGGCGGCGCCCTCCCAGGCGGCCAGCGACGACTTCAGCGTCTCCAGCTCCCGCTCCTTCTGGCGAATGCGCTCCAGCAGCTCCGCCGGCGCCGCGCCGCTCTCGACCACGCTCATGGTTGCGATCTTTCGTCAGGCTATCGTTGTGTGATCCCCAGCTCCGCCACGATCCGCTCCGCCACCTCGTACGGCGACTGCCCGCCGCCCTCCAGCTCCGGGAGCGCCTGGGCCAGGATCTCCTCGCCCCGCCCCGACTTCCAGGCCAGCCGCTGCAACCGCCGCTCCACCACGGCGCGCACCCGCTCCTCCAGCCGCGCGCGCCGCCGGCGCGACATCTCGCCCGAGTCCTGCAAGTACACCCGGTGGCGGTCCAGCGTTCGCGCCAGCTCCTCGACGCCCTCGCCGCTCTGCCCCACGGTCTTGATGACGGGGATGGCCCACGCACCCGATTCGGCCGCCGCCTGCCGCGCGCTCTCGCGGGCGTGGCGGCCCACCGTCTTCAGGCTCACGCCGTGGTGGCCGGCGGACTGCGGCATGTCGCCCAGACGCATGTGCAGCATCAGCTCCAGCTCGTTGGCCAGCTTGTCGGCGCCGGGGCGGTCGCTCTTGTTCACCACGAACACGTCGGCGATCTCCATCAACCCCGCCTTCATGGCCTGGATCGAATCGCCCGATTCGGGGACGAGGACGACCACGCAGGTGTCGGCCGTCCCCGCGATCTCCAGCTCGCTCTGGCCCACGCCCACCGTCTCCATCACCACCCGCTCGAAGCCGTACGCGTCCAGCAGGTCGGCGACCTCTTTCGTCGTGGTCGCCAATCCGCCCAGCGCGCCCCGCGTGGCCATCGAGCGGATGAAGACACCGGGGTCGGTGGAGATGTTGGTCATGCGGATGCGGTCGCCCAGCAGCGCGCCCCCGGTGAAGGGCGACGACGGATCGACGGCGACGATGCCGACCTTCTCCTCCGCCTTGCGATACTCCATCGCCAGCCTGGAGGTGAGGGTCGATTTCCCCGCGCCCGGCGGCCCGGTGATGCCGATGCGGTGGGCGCGCAGCATCTCGCCGTGCAGTTCGGAGAGCAGCGCCTCGAAGCCGGGGCGCCCGTTTTCCACCATGCTGATGGCGCGGGCCAGCGCCGTGCGCTGGCCCGCGCGGAAGCGGCCGAGCAGATCCTGCTCCCGCGACGTTTCCGTGCTCGAAGTCATCCGCCAAAAGTGCCGCGCGCGCGGGAGGTTCGTCAAGCGCGCGAACGCTCGTACGAAACGAAGTGCGAGAGTGCGGGAGTGCGGATCGCACGAGATTGCCCGAGTGCTGGAGGATGGGATCTCGCCGATCACCCCGAACTGCTGGTGGACCACGTGTGCCGCGGCGGGAAACGTTTGGCTGAGTGGTGGTCGATTCGATGGATGACTCCGCAAGGTGTACCAGTTTGTCGTGAGCTGCTACTGGGGCGGTGACGCGGCGGCGAGCGGGGGAGTCA
The Longimicrobium sp. DNA segment above includes these coding regions:
- the meaB gene encoding methylmalonyl Co-A mutase-associated GTPase MeaB; the protein is MTSSTETSREQDLLGRFRAGQRTALARAISMVENGRPGFEALLSELHGEMLRAHRIGITGPPGAGKSTLTSRLAMEYRKAEEKVGIVAVDPSSPFTGGALLGDRIRMTNISTDPGVFIRSMATRGALGGLATTTKEVADLLDAYGFERVVMETVGVGQSELEIAGTADTCVVVLVPESGDSIQAMKAGLMEIADVFVVNKSDRPGADKLANELELMLHMRLGDMPQSAGHHGVSLKTVGRHARESARQAAAESGAWAIPVIKTVGQSGEGVEELARTLDRHRVYLQDSGEMSRRRRARLEERVRAVVERRLQRLAWKSGRGEEILAQALPELEGGGQSPYEVAERIVAELGITQR
- a CDS encoding acyl-CoA synthetase, which codes for MELPLVSRARAHGDRTAVVDAGGAHTYAELLDASARVASALLAGGGDLGEARVCFLVPPSFEYAAVQWGVWRAGGIAVPLAVSHPPAELEYAIGDADASIVIAHPHVAETLRPLAQAHGARFVTTDGALAASPSPLPAVDEGRRAMMLYTSGTTGRPKGVVWTHANLRAQLEMLTGAWGWRAEDRTLLVLPLHHVHGIVNVLSCALWNGATCEVHAKFDADAVWARIESRELTVFMAVPTVYGRLIAAWEAAPEERRERMSSGCREMRLMVSGSAALPVSTLERWRAISGHTLLERYGMTEIGMALSNPLHGERRPGSVGMPLPGVEVRLVDEEGGGVEAGTPGEIEVRGPGVFLEYWRRPQATAEAFRDGRWFRTGDVAVVEGGYHRILGRRSVDIIKTGGFKVSALEIEEVLRTHPAVAECAVVGVADEEWGERVCAAVELRGGSALTLDQLQPWARERLAPYKLPRALVAVDALPRNAMGKVTKPDVAKLFA
- a CDS encoding protein kinase domain-containing protein, which gives rise to MRHPGFEGLLTGHTLLDRYHVEEVIGRGGFAAVYRATDQRLGRTVAVKVITHSGGGEVRDEIQRRFQREARAIASLHHPNVVTVFDFGTDPTLGLDFLVMELLQGEVLSERLRRPEPIPVAQALRILLDAAAGVDAGHRAGLVHRDIKPGNIFLARNEPRGGFRVYVLDFGIARFTEPDATQLTHSGRAFLSPAYASPEQLRGDRKVTPAADVFSLGVIGYQLLAREKPFARDRMGGQEDGAAAEPLRARNPQVPPAVAAVIHRAMAEDPADRYPDAGAFARALMDAQSAPVPAPDAAPRTEAAAAPIVVAAPEPPPVVEPEPVRAEAAPSPEPPPVARVEPVAAPPADIPARESSPPVVAIPARQPSPRAEEVRRDRPAHPAGGIAVRTGGSRRVSPALIAIPLLLVLGLIAWAVLGRGGRGDGDRVAERTSPPAATSSATDPAAAPEKAGTGAGAGAAAGPASQSGSPSSSPSPSPTAGSPAAVNPSGPAVPVAPRPVQPRPAPAPAGAARPAVPLPPPSAPPARTAAREPASAVAINREGEALFERGDMAGAVARFRQAVASAPGNAYYRNNLGWALFQAGRVDEAARELAETVRLDPRRDIAYANIGEVERVRGNTAAAIAAYERFLQLNTDPRRAEIARGKLRALRGG
- a CDS encoding Uma2 family endonuclease, whose translation is MSQAVAAAGLHLVTADELLRMPDDGVRRELVRGEVREMSPAGSRHGRIGARILSRLEAYVREQGLGEVYNADTGFLLASNPDTVRAPDVGFVSRERADPVGDIEEFWPGAPDLAIEVVSPSDLFSEVDEKVAEYLDAGCRMVMVVDPRRRAATVYRSRSDIVLLTENDSLEGGDVVPGWTLPLRDVFPQT
- a CDS encoding methylmalonyl-CoA mutase family protein; the encoded protein is MSVVESGAAPAELLERIRQKERELETLKSSLAAWEGAAERTPARDANFTSISGVAVEPLYTPLDRPQPAPEEAAYYNAAIGFPGEFPFTRGPYGTMYRTRLWTMRQFAGFGTSEETNARYHFLLERGQTGLSVAFDFPTLMGYDSDHPRSLGEVGKCGVAISSLDDMETLFSGIPLDQVSVSMTINGPAIILFAFYVVAAEKQGVTPDRLRGTVQNDILKEYQAQHAWVYPPEPALRLIIDMFQWCSRNAPKYNPISISGYHIREAGATAVQELAYTLRNGFEYVERGIERGLDVDDFAPRLSFFWDVHNDFFEEIAKFRAARRIWARHLRDRYGSTNPESWRLRTHAQTAGVTLTAQQPENNIVRVAYQALAAVLGGTQSLHTNSMDETLALPTEKAVQIALRTQQVLAYETGVPNTIDPLAGSYYVEALTDRMEAEAERIFADVDRLGGVVPGIEMGYFQREIARSAMRQQLEIEGGERTIVGVNEFTVEGEELSIPLLKVTQESEDRQRERMAAMRARRDQGQVDATLARLKDACRAGENVVEPLLDAVRAYATLYEIRAAMEEVFGAYQEPVFF
- a CDS encoding type II toxin-antitoxin system VapC family toxin, coding for MAYLFDTDAVSEVLRPRPAPAYLTWLGAVPREEQFLSAVSVGELFKGAFCSPARDRHLANIEQRILPSITVLPYDVATARVFGEIQAALEQSGARLEDADLQIAATAIHHNLELVTGNLRHFQRVPRLRINPVLGQSR
- a CDS encoding lysozyme inhibitor LprI family protein; the protein is MRKLAVGTVAALALMLGLASRPAAAQEFHENVRHPCQDFWFLTRPEIYACLQRDYAAADAELNRVYQEKMASLDADRRQRLLESQRAWLRRYDEVLTSYYSRPWAAHSMVKVIPSQIRAVRDRTAFVRRFRG
- a CDS encoding type II toxin-antitoxin system Phd/YefM family antitoxin — translated: MTIAMSVAEAKATLSERIRDVEKGEQIVITRHGKSVAALVSPEDLEHLKRLRAAGPQGGLASLAGGWEGSDELVGAIEASPRGGRRATPNLD
- a CDS encoding Uma2 family endonuclease; this encodes MAQAVTEAGLVTADELLRMPGDGVRRELIRGEIREMPPAGEEHSEIQGEFLRQLGNYVREHRLGKTYGELGCRLASDPDTVLAPDAAFIRAERLSRGRPNRGYRSGPPDLALEILSPSDSADALEEKVWEWLAAGCRMVVVVNPRRRTATVYRSFSEVTLLTENDEVDGGDVVPGWRMPVRELFL